The following proteins are co-located in the Engraulis encrasicolus isolate BLACKSEA-1 chromosome 2, IST_EnEncr_1.0, whole genome shotgun sequence genome:
- the kdm8 gene encoding lysine-specific demethylase 8, producing the protein MAQVWPDIQVIFPLTEVELNLNFSENVELSLVYILKQARRKLYDKNGTIGSWAEMAQMVLDFSWEKLNTGTWRDVDKEWRRVYSYGCLFKVTALCCGEVSQMKVDEAIKTCDMGLLMGASILDDVLQRLVRVLQNKATAWRSKHSEPGIEPERKKFKKECDPAPTIDPAKAVPRIHCPSLEHFRTEFLDTLRPVVLEGVVDHWPAFKERPWSVDYLRAVAGCRTVPVEVGSRYTDEAWSQTLITVSEFIDRYILREGNTGKGYLAQHQLFDQIPELKDDIRIPDYCCLGEGEEDDITINAWFGPGGTVSPLHQDPQQNFLAQVVGRKYIRLYSTEETERLYPHQSQMLHNTSQVDVENPDLALFPDFLKASYQECVLQPGDVLFIPLQHWHYVRSLELSFSVSFWWS; encoded by the exons ATGGCCCAAGTGTGGCCAGACATACAGGTAATCTTTCCTCTAACTGAAGTTGAGCTTAATCTGAACTTCAGTGAGAATGTGGAGCTAAGTCTAGTGTACATTTTGAAGCAAGCAAGGAGGAAGCTTTATGACAAAAATGGAACAATTGGGTCCTGGGCTGAGATGGCTCAGATGGTTCTGGACTTCTCTTGGGAGAAGCTGAACACTGGCACTTGGCGTGATGTGGACAAGGAGTGGAGACGTGTCTACTCCTATGGATGTCTCTTCAAAGTCACAGCGCTGTGTTGTGGAGAAGTCAGTCAGATGAAGGTTGACGAGGCCATCAAAACCTGTGACATGGGACTGCTGATGGGAGCTTCTATCCTGGATGATGTCCTGCAAAGGCTTGTACGGGTGTTGCAGAACAAAGCAACGGCATGGAGAAGCAAACACTCGGAGCCTGGTATAGAGCCAGAAAGAAAG AAATTCAAGAAAGAATGTGATCCTGCACCTACAATCGATCCAGCCAAAGCAGTGCCTAGGATTCACTGTCCATCTCTGGAGCACTTTAGGACAGAGTTTCTGGACACTCTCAGGCCTGTTGTCTTGGAGGGGGTTGTTGACCACTGGCCTGCCTTCAAGGAGCGCCCATGGAG CGTTGATTATTTGCGAGCGGTTGCTGGATGTCGAACGGTACCAGTGGAGGTAGGCTCCAGATACACAGATGAGGCCTGGTCACAGACTCTAATCACTGTCAGTGAATTCATCGACCGCTACATTCTCAGAGAG GGCAACACAGGGAAAGGATACCTTGCACAGCATCAGCTCTTTGATCAG ATCCCGGAGCTGAAAGACGACATCCGTATCCCTGACTACTGTTGCCtgggtgagggggaggaggatgacaTCACTATCAACGCCTGGTTTGGACCCGGAGGCACTGTCTCCCCTCTGCACCAGGATCCGCAGCAGAACTTCCTGGCCCAG GTGGTGGGCAGGAAGTACATTCGTCTGTATTCTACTGAGGAGACGGAGCGGCTCTATCCCCACCAGTCCCAGATGCTGCATAACACCAGCCAG GTGGACGTGGAGAACCCTGACCTGGCCCTCTTCCCTGACTTCCTGAAGGCCTCCTACCAGGAGTGCGTCCTCCAGCCTGGGGACGTGCTCTTCATTCCCCTCCAGCACTGGCACTACGTACGCTCCCTGGAGCTCAGCTTCTCCGTCAGCTTCTGGTGGTCATGA